A window of Verrucomicrobiota bacterium JB022 contains these coding sequences:
- a CDS encoding ATP-binding protein, with protein MKMAEVTLENCDREPIHILGRVQSHGVLFAADLHTLQVVQVSQNIEDVLGLAVDDVLEHSLIELLPEATRTDFENFLKEPFPEQVPLCICKFQHPVTGSYFNCLAHKQDYLLVIELEPCEKDGPSDGHLSLLRAAIAEARQSHDLGEFCQIGAQYFRRFTGFDRVMIYRFKADHSGEVLGEAKRDDLESFLGLNYPASDIPSQARRLYTLNPIRLIADINDQSVPLAPNLNPVTHAPLDLSFSSLRAVSPIHIEYLRNMGVAASMSVSLLDGDKLVGLIACHHYSPRYLPFNVRTSCEYFAHAFALQFRNKVDRDIIERQRRSKRIAHEMTLSLRSDEPVQRTLQAESEHLLAMVNAQGVAFKVGNHLVTRGETPAATGIKRLVAWLRQQKVRGVWHSSSLRKDFPHYEELEEHACGALVVPLQDNWQSFIVWFRGEYERTVRWAGKPDEKEMRELENGQVRLSPRRSFAVWRETVRYHSLPWEPHEIDNAEQFTLTQLALRVENERRRKAEDRYRRAVDQLKRSNHDLQQFAYVASHDLQEPLRAVAGCLRLLERRFGEKLDGTAGELLQHAVEGSIRMQRLIEGLLAYSRVNSRGRPFAEVEMEGVLEEVQHNLTVAIEENKARITHDRLPAVRGDRLQLVQLMQNLLGNALKFRSEDTPRIHISTQPDGDYHHLFVTDNGIGVEPEYAERIFDMFKRLHSRQEYQGTGIGLAICKKIVQRHGGAISCEQAEPHGARFHFTLPRSDLSLSPSAE; from the coding sequence ATGAAGATGGCCGAAGTGACGCTTGAGAACTGCGACCGCGAACCGATTCATATCCTCGGCCGTGTTCAATCCCATGGGGTGCTGTTTGCCGCCGACCTGCATACCCTGCAAGTCGTCCAGGTAAGTCAGAATATTGAAGATGTGCTGGGGCTGGCCGTTGACGATGTGCTCGAGCACAGCTTGATCGAGCTGTTGCCCGAAGCGACGCGGACCGACTTCGAGAACTTTTTGAAGGAGCCCTTCCCGGAGCAGGTGCCGCTCTGCATCTGCAAATTTCAGCATCCGGTGACGGGGTCTTACTTCAACTGCCTCGCGCACAAGCAGGACTACCTTCTCGTCATCGAACTGGAACCCTGCGAGAAGGATGGCCCCTCCGACGGGCATCTTTCGCTGCTGCGCGCCGCCATCGCCGAGGCCCGGCAGTCGCACGACCTGGGCGAGTTTTGCCAGATCGGGGCCCAGTATTTCCGCCGCTTCACCGGCTTCGACCGGGTGATGATCTACCGCTTCAAGGCCGACCATTCGGGCGAAGTGCTGGGCGAAGCGAAGCGCGACGATCTGGAGAGCTTCCTGGGCCTCAATTACCCGGCCAGCGACATCCCCTCCCAGGCGCGCCGCCTCTACACGCTCAACCCGATCCGCCTGATCGCGGACATCAACGACCAGTCCGTCCCGCTCGCGCCCAACCTCAACCCCGTGACGCATGCGCCGCTCGACTTGAGCTTCAGCTCGCTGCGCGCCGTCTCGCCCATTCACATCGAATACCTGCGCAACATGGGCGTGGCGGCCTCCATGTCGGTCTCGCTGCTAGATGGCGACAAGCTGGTCGGGCTGATCGCGTGCCACCACTATTCGCCGCGCTACCTGCCCTTCAACGTTCGCACCTCCTGCGAGTATTTTGCCCACGCCTTCGCCCTGCAGTTTCGCAACAAGGTCGATCGCGACATCATCGAACGCCAGCGCCGCTCCAAGCGCATCGCCCACGAGATGACGCTCTCGCTACGCAGCGACGAGCCCGTGCAGCGCACCTTGCAGGCGGAGAGCGAGCACCTTCTTGCGATGGTCAACGCCCAGGGCGTGGCGTTCAAGGTCGGCAACCACCTCGTCACGCGGGGAGAGACACCGGCCGCCACCGGCATCAAGCGACTCGTCGCCTGGCTGCGCCAGCAAAAGGTGCGCGGCGTGTGGCACAGCAGCTCGCTCCGCAAGGACTTTCCGCATTACGAAGAGCTCGAAGAACACGCCTGTGGCGCGCTGGTAGTGCCGCTGCAGGACAACTGGCAAAGCTTCATCGTCTGGTTTCGCGGCGAATACGAGCGCACCGTGCGCTGGGCAGGCAAGCCGGACGAAAAGGAAATGCGCGAGCTGGAAAACGGGCAAGTCCGCCTCAGCCCCCGCCGCTCGTTCGCCGTCTGGCGCGAGACGGTGCGCTACCACTCGCTGCCCTGGGAGCCGCACGAGATCGACAACGCCGAGCAGTTTACGCTGACCCAGCTCGCCCTGCGGGTCGAAAACGAGCGCCGGCGCAAGGCCGAAGACCGCTACCGCCGCGCGGTCGACCAGCTCAAGCGCTCCAACCACGATTTGCAGCAATTTGCCTACGTGGCTTCGCACGACTTGCAGGAGCCGCTGCGTGCCGTGGCCGGCTGCCTGCGCCTGCTCGAACGCCGCTTTGGCGAAAAGCTCGACGGCACCGCCGGGGAGCTGCTGCAGCACGCGGTAGAAGGCTCCATCCGCATGCAGCGCCTGATCGAAGGCCTGCTCGCCTACTCGCGGGTGAACAGCCGCGGTCGCCCCTTTGCAGAGGTGGAGATGGAAGGCGTGCTCGAAGAAGTGCAGCACAACCTCACCGTTGCGATCGAAGAAAACAAGGCCCGCATCACGCACGACCGCCTGCCGGCCGTGCGGGGCGACCGCCTGCAGCTCGTCCAGCTCATGCAAAACCTGCTGGGCAACGCGCTCAAGTTCCGCTCCGAGGATACGCCGCGCATCCACATTTCCACCCAGCCCGATGGCGACTACCACCACCTGTTCGTCACCGACAATGGTATTGGGGTGGAGCCTGAGTATGCCGAACGCATCTTCGACATGTTCAAGCGCCTGCACTCGCGGCAGGAATACCAAGGAACGGGCATCGGCCTCGCCATTTGCAAAAAGATCGTCCAGCGCCACGGCGGCGCGATCTCCTGCGAACAGGCAGAGCCGCACGGCGCGCGCTTCCACTTTACGCTCCCGCGTTCCGACCTGAGCCTATCTCCCTCCGCCGAATGA
- a CDS encoding response regulator: protein MSLEAQIRPINILLVDDSETDVLLTREALADAKIRNHMDVVHDGEEALKFLRQQDPYKNKTRPDLVLLDLNMPKKDGREVLKEIKSDPKLKTLPVVILTTSKAEEDIARSYAYHANCYVTKPVDYEQFSVVVRSIESFWLSVVTFPPHL, encoded by the coding sequence ATGAGCCTCGAAGCCCAAATCCGCCCGATCAATATCCTCTTGGTCGACGACAGCGAGACGGACGTCTTGCTGACCCGCGAAGCCTTGGCCGATGCCAAGATCCGCAATCATATGGACGTCGTGCACGACGGCGAGGAGGCCCTCAAGTTTCTCCGCCAGCAAGACCCCTACAAGAACAAGACCCGCCCCGATCTGGTGCTGCTCGACTTGAACATGCCCAAGAAGGACGGACGCGAAGTCCTCAAGGAAATCAAAAGCGACCCCAAGCTCAAGACGCTGCCGGTCGTCATCCTGACCACCTCCAAAGCCGAGGAAGATATCGCCCGCTCTTACGCCTACCACGCAAACTGCTATGTGACCAAACCTGTGGATTATGAGCAGTTCAGCGTAGTAGTTCGGTCGATTGAGAGTTTCTGGTTGAGCGTGGTCACTTTTCCTCCTCACCTTTAA
- a CDS encoding response regulator, translated as MSQLIHLLIIEDNPTDVILLREQLKEVPGIRFSFDTADTLRAGLERMGKRNYDAVLLDLGLPDADGQEGIARLVEADRTMPLIILTGLADEEEALRAVSLGAQDYLIKGDAEPSLLVRSIRYAIERKNMQVEQEMMERQIQQTQKLDAIGTLAGGIAHDINNMLTPVLALAEVGRMQDHKDFNMIFDEIRDSVLHASDLVQQILVYSRRAHDEEPEPVPIHYAVAQAMKLVRKTIPSTVHIHQEIPLEAGIVRVDRTAIQQVVINLCINAAQAMQENGGTLTIEVSDCLLGEQEVRYFRPDGKGGAYSRIRVQDTGTGIPDNILKRIFDPFFTTKEVGQGTGLGLTVSQGVVKRHGGFITVDTEVGKGSTFSVYLPLMEDEDALPGETDSTAPHGEERVLLIDDEPKLLEAVQLLLTRLGYQVTSYQDSRAACEWIEAHPDCPVDLVITDQTMPRMTGLQVARRVRERWPSVPVLLTTGYSDVAKPEVAEAAGVKSIIMKPFQPRELARALRRILDGSVDSLMA; from the coding sequence ATGTCGCAACTGATCCACCTCCTCATCATTGAGGACAACCCGACCGACGTCATCCTCCTGCGCGAGCAGTTGAAGGAAGTCCCCGGTATCCGCTTCTCCTTCGATACGGCAGATACCCTCCGTGCGGGGCTGGAGCGGATGGGCAAGCGCAACTACGATGCCGTGCTGCTGGATCTGGGCCTGCCGGATGCAGACGGCCAGGAAGGGATTGCGCGCCTCGTCGAGGCCGATCGCACCATGCCCCTGATCATCCTGACGGGGCTGGCGGACGAGGAGGAAGCCTTGCGAGCCGTTTCGCTGGGCGCACAGGATTACCTGATCAAGGGCGACGCCGAGCCCAGCCTGCTCGTACGCTCCATCCGTTATGCGATCGAGCGCAAGAACATGCAGGTGGAGCAGGAGATGATGGAGCGCCAGATCCAGCAGACGCAAAAGCTGGACGCCATCGGCACCCTCGCCGGTGGTATCGCGCACGACATCAACAACATGCTCACCCCGGTGCTCGCGCTGGCCGAGGTGGGGCGGATGCAGGACCACAAGGATTTCAACATGATCTTCGACGAGATCCGCGACAGCGTGCTCCACGCGTCCGACCTCGTGCAGCAGATCCTCGTTTACAGCCGCCGGGCGCACGACGAAGAGCCCGAGCCTGTGCCGATCCACTATGCCGTAGCCCAGGCGATGAAGCTCGTGCGCAAAACCATCCCCAGCACGGTGCATATCCATCAGGAGATCCCGCTGGAGGCCGGCATCGTGCGGGTCGACCGCACTGCGATCCAGCAAGTGGTGATCAACCTCTGCATCAACGCCGCGCAGGCGATGCAGGAAAACGGCGGCACCCTCACCATCGAAGTCAGCGATTGCCTGCTGGGCGAGCAGGAGGTGCGCTACTTCCGGCCCGACGGCAAGGGCGGGGCCTACTCCCGCATCCGGGTGCAAGACACCGGCACCGGCATCCCGGATAACATCCTCAAACGCATTTTCGACCCCTTCTTCACCACCAAGGAAGTGGGCCAAGGCACCGGCCTCGGGCTCACCGTGTCCCAAGGTGTGGTCAAGCGCCACGGCGGCTTCATCACGGTGGACACCGAAGTGGGCAAGGGCTCGACCTTCTCCGTCTACCTCCCCCTGATGGAAGACGAAGACGCCCTCCCCGGCGAGACCGACTCCACCGCCCCCCATGGCGAAGAGCGCGTCCTTTTGATCGACGACGAGCCCAAGCTGCTCGAAGCCGTGCAACTGCTCCTGACCCGCCTCGGCTATCAGGTGACGAGTTATCAGGATAGCCGGGCCGCCTGCGAGTGGATAGAAGCCCACCCAGACTGCCCCGTGGACCTCGTGATCACCGACCAGACGATGCCCCGTATGACAGGCCTGCAAGTCGCCCGTCGCGTGCGCGAGCGCTGGCCCAGCGTGCCCGTGCTGCTGACCACCGGTTACAGCGACGTCGCCAAGCCCGAAGTGGCCGAAGCCGCTGGAGTCAAAAGCATTATCATGAAGCCCTTCCAGCCCCGTGAACTCGCGCGCGCCCTCCGCCGCATCCTCGACGGGTCGGTCGATTCATTGATGGCGTAA
- a CDS encoding NAD(P)-dependent oxidoreductase has translation MKTAVIFGGAGYIGMWTWKRLRARFDRFVLADVRPPTEPLPEGVTFVTCDVRQPVIPQLEAALGPTAVGQIEWIYHYSAVHREPGHAFEEYFDTNLPGAEHVTAFAEHYRVPNIFFTASIAVYGPTRTATDESTPKYPNSGYGISKLAAELIHERWAMGAPERRLVTCRPGVVYGPGDPGNILRMIQAVKKGIFFFPGNPQIYKSYAYIEGLLDSVEFTLEREEKIIRYNYVEHPTEPLVDLVKHIEAILGRKSATVPLPLWALVPAAHVVQWLTKGKSGIHPKRVRKAAMPTHIVPQWLIDHGFVFKYDFATSLKDWKAQKPDDF, from the coding sequence ATGAAGACGGCTGTGATCTTTGGAGGTGCCGGCTACATCGGCATGTGGACGTGGAAGCGCCTGCGCGCCCGGTTCGACCGCTTTGTGCTGGCCGATGTGCGGCCGCCAACCGAGCCGTTGCCCGAAGGCGTCACGTTTGTGACCTGCGACGTGCGCCAGCCGGTGATCCCGCAACTGGAGGCCGCGCTGGGGCCGACCGCAGTGGGCCAGATCGAGTGGATTTACCACTACTCGGCCGTACACCGCGAACCGGGCCACGCGTTTGAAGAGTATTTCGATACCAACTTGCCCGGGGCGGAGCATGTGACGGCTTTTGCCGAGCACTACCGCGTGCCCAACATCTTCTTTACCGCTTCCATCGCCGTCTACGGGCCTACCCGCACGGCGACGGATGAAAGCACGCCCAAGTATCCAAATTCCGGCTACGGCATCTCCAAGCTGGCGGCGGAGCTGATACACGAGCGTTGGGCGATGGGCGCGCCCGAGCGTCGCCTCGTCACCTGCCGCCCCGGGGTAGTCTACGGCCCCGGCGACCCCGGCAACATCCTGCGCATGATCCAGGCGGTGAAAAAGGGGATCTTCTTCTTCCCCGGCAACCCGCAGATCTACAAGAGCTACGCCTACATCGAGGGTTTGCTCGACAGCGTCGAGTTTACCCTGGAGCGGGAGGAAAAGATCATCCGCTACAACTACGTGGAGCACCCGACCGAACCGTTGGTCGACCTGGTGAAACACATCGAGGCAATCCTGGGGCGCAAATCGGCCACGGTGCCCCTGCCCCTCTGGGCTCTCGTGCCTGCCGCCCACGTCGTCCAGTGGCTGACGAAGGGCAAGTCCGGCATCCACCCCAAGCGCGTGCGCAAGGCGGCCATGCCCACCCACATCGTGCCGCAGTGGCTGATCGACCACGGTTTCGTCTTCAAATACGACTTCGCCACCAGCCTGAAGGACTGGAAGGCACAGAAGCCGGACGATTTTTGA
- a CDS encoding glycosyltransferase: protein MKIVHDYFIQMGGAERVVALMAEAFPDAEILTSATQYETLFPEFQGRKIRNSWMQHIPGINQHFKKLFPLYPFAFKSLGKISDEVVWMSSSGFAKWAEFTPETPVFCYCHTPPRFFWQPEGYLPYEVPNKAVQAVVKTMLPSMRKADFKAAQRMTHLIANSLTVQQRIKEFYQRDSVVIHPPVNVERFQVSRQSEDFYLIVSRLVGYKGLERAVVGLSKLGKRLIVIGSGPDKARLQSLAGPTVEFKGRLSDEEVTWHMQNCYAFVFPGLEDFGITPVEAQASGKPVLAFGGGGALETVKPGVTGMFFHQGTAESLAAIVPEFERQTWNPDVIRRHAEQFSEEAFLEKMLGLMERETGLQFPTKRPA from the coding sequence ATGAAAATCGTTCACGATTATTTTATCCAGATGGGCGGTGCCGAACGGGTCGTCGCCCTGATGGCCGAAGCCTTTCCCGACGCCGAGATTCTCACCAGCGCGACCCAGTACGAGACGCTCTTTCCCGAATTCCAGGGGCGGAAGATCCGCAACAGCTGGATGCAGCACATCCCGGGCATCAACCAGCACTTCAAAAAGCTGTTCCCGCTCTACCCCTTTGCCTTCAAATCGCTCGGCAAGATCAGCGATGAGGTGGTGTGGATGAGCAGTAGCGGCTTTGCCAAATGGGCCGAGTTCACGCCAGAGACGCCCGTTTTCTGCTACTGCCACACGCCGCCGCGCTTCTTTTGGCAGCCGGAAGGCTACCTGCCCTACGAGGTGCCCAACAAGGCGGTGCAGGCCGTGGTCAAAACCATGTTGCCCAGTATGCGCAAGGCCGACTTCAAGGCCGCCCAGCGCATGACCCACCTGATCGCCAATTCGCTGACCGTGCAGCAGCGGATCAAGGAATTTTACCAGCGCGACTCGGTCGTGATCCACCCGCCCGTCAATGTCGAGCGCTTTCAGGTGTCGCGGCAGTCGGAAGACTTTTACCTCATCGTCTCGCGCCTCGTGGGCTACAAGGGGCTGGAGCGTGCCGTGGTGGGCCTTTCGAAGCTGGGCAAGCGCCTGATCGTGATCGGCAGCGGGCCGGACAAGGCGCGCCTGCAGTCGCTCGCCGGCCCCACGGTCGAGTTCAAGGGCCGCCTCTCCGACGAGGAGGTGACGTGGCACATGCAAAACTGCTATGCCTTCGTGTTCCCCGGGCTCGAAGACTTCGGCATTACGCCGGTCGAGGCCCAGGCCAGCGGCAAGCCCGTCCTCGCCTTTGGCGGCGGTGGTGCCCTGGAGACGGTCAAGCCCGGCGTCACCGGGATGTTCTTCCACCAAGGTACGGCGGAGAGCCTCGCCGCGATCGTGCCGGAGTTTGAGCGCCAGACGTGGAACCCCGATGTGATCCGTCGCCACGCGGAGCAGTTCTCCGAAGAGGCCTTTCTCGAAAAGATGCTCGGCCTGATGGAGCGCGAAACGGGCCTGCAATTCCCCACCAAACGCCCCGCATGA
- a CDS encoding ATPase, T2SS/T4P/T4SS family has product MRQNISGALRRTLLLKVISKPQPTREDVETVIELTSSRVVEALQAQSMTLYLLESDAISFKYVYYSPTLWEDEPSRQEEFSEKRQTLLKMRLPRSTGIVGKVIDSGQPFIFSRELDGDNFHSMARQTGFEIHSMLTVPLRGSDGTCVGAIQVLNKEPDADDDIFTEDDLDIVEEVAEYSTPLLQRMLDPNFQIDDRETAKFVARFTDSPLITSEAQIAIDEKLIEVTGEAIVRRTHILPYKRLSPSSVAALMTNPLDYPSRESFHTSTDLFIEEVAVAPASLIDELLRKYTGQGGAADADGQVDQAAMDSDMAEIADVIGMEYAEAQTEIVDDGGDEDSAPIIQLANRVIEDAYISGASDIHIEPQEDGVVVRYRIDGVCAEKLKLPKKVAGALVARIKVMSDLDIAEKRLPQDGRIVFKRFTKKNIDIDLRVACGPMNFGEKVVMRILDKTKSALPITMLGFSEENLKFYRECIVQPYGMILHCGPTGSGKSMTLFSALREVVSPEINIQTAEDPIEYTIPGINQMQMHKQIGLTFARALRCYLRMDPDIILVGEIRDQETAEISVEAALTGHLLLSTLHTNDAPSTIARFTDMGIEPFMISASMLVVCAQRLMRRACKSCRVEYLPEGNEAEIIAKALDGWHGKIYKAKPGGCPVCGGKGMKGRVGIHELMRNNDELTRAINRGADTAELKRIAMANGMKTLHQDSILKVKEGTSTVIEALSNVPPDLLGHTHANEEHDHELVGA; this is encoded by the coding sequence ATGAGACAGAACATTTCCGGCGCCCTCCGACGCACCTTGCTGCTAAAAGTCATCTCGAAGCCCCAGCCGACGCGCGAAGACGTCGAGACGGTAATCGAGCTGACCTCCAGCCGTGTGGTGGAGGCCTTGCAGGCCCAGTCGATGACGCTGTACTTGCTGGAGAGCGACGCGATCTCGTTCAAATACGTCTACTACTCCCCCACCTTGTGGGAAGACGAGCCCTCGCGGCAGGAGGAGTTTTCCGAAAAGCGCCAGACCCTGCTCAAGATGCGCCTGCCGCGCAGCACCGGCATCGTGGGCAAGGTGATCGACTCCGGCCAGCCCTTCATTTTCTCCCGCGAGCTGGATGGAGACAACTTCCACTCGATGGCGCGGCAGACGGGCTTCGAGATCCACTCGATGCTCACCGTGCCGCTCCGGGGCTCCGACGGCACCTGCGTCGGCGCCATCCAGGTGCTGAACAAGGAGCCGGACGCCGACGACGACATCTTTACCGAAGACGACCTCGATATCGTCGAAGAGGTGGCGGAATACTCCACCCCGCTGCTCCAGCGCATGCTGGACCCGAATTTCCAGATCGACGACCGTGAGACGGCCAAGTTCGTCGCCCGCTTTACCGACAGCCCGCTCATTACCAGCGAAGCGCAGATCGCGATCGACGAAAAGCTGATCGAGGTGACGGGGGAGGCCATTGTGCGCCGCACGCACATCCTGCCCTACAAGCGGCTCTCGCCCAGCAGCGTGGCCGCGCTGATGACCAACCCGCTCGACTACCCGAGTCGCGAGAGCTTCCACACCAGCACCGACCTCTTTATCGAGGAAGTGGCCGTCGCTCCCGCCTCGCTGATCGATGAGCTGCTGCGTAAATACACCGGCCAGGGCGGCGCAGCAGACGCCGATGGCCAGGTCGACCAGGCGGCGATGGACAGCGACATGGCGGAGATCGCCGACGTCATCGGCATGGAATACGCCGAGGCGCAGACGGAAATCGTCGACGATGGCGGCGACGAAGACTCGGCCCCGATCATCCAGCTGGCCAACCGCGTGATCGAAGACGCCTACATTTCCGGCGCGTCCGACATCCACATCGAGCCCCAGGAAGACGGCGTCGTCGTGCGCTACCGCATCGACGGCGTGTGTGCGGAAAAGCTGAAGCTGCCCAAAAAGGTGGCCGGGGCACTCGTCGCCCGCATCAAGGTGATGAGCGACCTCGACATCGCCGAAAAACGCCTGCCCCAAGACGGTCGTATCGTCTTCAAACGCTTTACGAAGAAGAACATCGACATCGACTTGCGCGTGGCCTGCGGCCCGATGAACTTCGGCGAAAAAGTCGTCATGCGTATCCTGGACAAGACCAAGAGCGCGTTGCCGATCACCATGCTGGGCTTCTCGGAGGAGAACCTGAAGTTCTACCGCGAGTGCATCGTCCAGCCCTACGGCATGATCCTGCACTGCGGCCCCACGGGCTCCGGCAAGTCCATGACGCTGTTCTCCGCCTTGCGCGAAGTCGTCTCGCCCGAGATCAACATCCAGACCGCAGAAGACCCGATCGAGTATACCATCCCGGGCATCAACCAGATGCAGATGCACAAGCAGATCGGGCTCACCTTCGCCCGAGCACTGCGCTGTTACCTGCGGATGGACCCGGACATCATCCTCGTGGGCGAAATCCGGGACCAGGAAACGGCGGAAATTTCGGTCGAAGCCGCGCTCACCGGTCACTTGCTGCTCTCGACGCTGCACACCAACGACGCGCCGTCCACCATTGCCCGTTTTACGGACATGGGGATCGAGCCGTTCATGATCTCGGCCTCCATGCTCGTCGTCTGCGCCCAGCGCCTGATGCGCCGCGCCTGCAAGAGCTGCCGGGTCGAATACCTGCCCGAGGGCAACGAAGCGGAGATCATCGCCAAAGCGCTCGACGGCTGGCACGGCAAGATCTACAAGGCCAAGCCCGGCGGCTGCCCCGTGTGTGGCGGCAAGGGCATGAAAGGCCGCGTGGGCATCCACGAGCTGATGCGCAACAACGACGAGCTGACCCGCGCCATCAATCGCGGGGCCGACACGGCGGAGCTGAAGCGCATCGCGATGGCCAACGGCATGAAAACCTTGCACCAGGACAGCATCCTGAAGGTCAAGGAAGGCACCTCGACCGTCATCGAGGCCCTCTCCAACGTGCCGCCCGACTTGCTGGGCCATACGCACGCCAACGAAGAGCACGATCACGAGCTGGTCGGCGCCTGA
- the pdeM gene encoding ligase-associated DNA damage response endonuclease PdeM: MHLTIHEHTFDLLPERAVFWREERALLVADLHWGKDAAFRAAGVALPEGLLGEELQRLSRLVEAHDAREILILGDLIHARASLHPSVIEAVAAWRTELTLPITLIEGNHDRHAPQLPPAWQIERMPPPLVRGPFHLAHYPEPVPGAFVWAGHVHPTVNVGRRRESLRLPCFAIGSEVGVLPAFSAFTDGISSQKGLPHAHQCFAIAGREVVEVNSPRRL; encoded by the coding sequence ATGCACCTGACGATCCACGAGCACACCTTCGACCTCCTGCCCGAGCGGGCCGTGTTTTGGCGCGAAGAGCGAGCCCTACTGGTGGCCGACTTGCATTGGGGGAAAGATGCGGCTTTTCGGGCCGCGGGCGTGGCCTTGCCAGAGGGGCTGTTGGGCGAGGAGCTGCAACGGCTGTCCCGGCTGGTCGAGGCGCATGATGCGCGCGAAATCCTGATCCTGGGCGACCTGATCCATGCCCGCGCGTCGTTGCACCCGAGCGTGATCGAGGCCGTGGCCGCCTGGCGGACGGAGCTGACGCTGCCGATTACCCTGATCGAGGGCAACCACGACCGTCACGCGCCGCAGCTGCCGCCGGCCTGGCAGATCGAACGGATGCCGCCGCCATTGGTGCGCGGGCCGTTTCACTTGGCGCACTATCCGGAGCCGGTGCCGGGGGCGTTCGTCTGGGCGGGGCACGTGCACCCCACCGTAAATGTCGGACGGAGGCGCGAGAGCCTGCGGCTGCCCTGCTTTGCCATCGGCTCGGAGGTGGGCGTGCTGCCGGCCTTCAGCGCCTTTACCGACGGCATCAGCAGCCAAAAGGGCCTGCCGCACGCCCATCAATGTTTCGCGATTGCCGGACGCGAGGTAGTTGAGGTAAACTCACCAAGAAGGCTATAA